One Paraburkholderia phytofirmans OLGA172 genomic window carries:
- a CDS encoding DEAD/DEAH box helicase, with amino-acid sequence MSDTAVTPSTATFDQFGLAPDILKAVKESGYTIPTPIQEQAIPVVLAGRDMMGAAQTGTGKTASFSLPIIQRLLPQASTSASPARHPVRALILTPTRELADQVAANVQSYAKHTALRSAVVFGGVDMNPQSEQLRRGVEILIATPGRLLDHVQQKTANLGQVQILVLDEADRMLDMGFLPDLQRILNLLPKERQTLLFSATFSGEIKKLAATYLRDPQTIEVARSNSTATNVTQIVYEVAEGDKTGAVVKLIRDRGLKQVIVFCNSKIGASRLARSLERDGVVATAIHGDRTQNERMQALDAFKRGEIEALVATDVAARGLDIAELPAVINFDLPFNAEDYVHRIGRTGRAGASGDALSLCSPNERKQLADIEKLIKRPLDVQHLTVDTPVRHHHEERPPRRERVDGRAEGRDERGGRRRSGASSSGSFDRPHHHRAQPVDDFFFKPYEPSAASVRKVEEAAAASAGAPQKSSSKQPLAALLGGFGMPRKSPSST; translated from the coding sequence ATGTCCGACACAGCCGTCACGCCCAGCACTGCGACTTTTGATCAATTCGGTCTCGCGCCCGACATCCTGAAAGCCGTCAAAGAATCGGGCTACACCATCCCTACGCCGATCCAGGAGCAGGCGATTCCCGTCGTGCTGGCCGGCCGTGACATGATGGGCGCCGCGCAAACCGGCACCGGCAAGACCGCCAGCTTCTCGCTGCCGATCATCCAGCGCTTGCTGCCGCAAGCCAGCACGAGCGCATCGCCCGCCCGCCATCCGGTGCGCGCGCTGATCCTCACGCCGACCCGCGAACTGGCCGACCAGGTGGCGGCGAACGTGCAGTCGTATGCGAAGCACACGGCGCTGCGCAGCGCCGTGGTGTTCGGCGGTGTCGACATGAATCCGCAGTCCGAGCAGCTGCGCCGCGGCGTCGAAATTCTGATCGCCACGCCGGGCCGTCTGCTCGATCATGTGCAGCAGAAAACCGCCAATCTCGGCCAGGTGCAGATCCTTGTGCTCGACGAAGCCGACCGGATGCTCGACATGGGCTTTCTGCCGGATTTGCAGCGCATCCTGAACCTGCTGCCGAAGGAACGTCAGACGCTGCTGTTTTCGGCCACGTTCTCGGGCGAAATCAAGAAACTGGCCGCCACGTATCTGCGCGACCCGCAGACGATCGAAGTCGCGCGCAGCAATTCGACCGCGACCAATGTGACGCAGATCGTGTATGAGGTCGCCGAGGGCGACAAGACGGGCGCGGTTGTTAAGCTGATTCGCGACCGCGGCCTCAAGCAGGTGATCGTGTTCTGTAATAGCAAGATCGGCGCGAGCCGTCTGGCGCGGAGCCTGGAGCGCGACGGCGTGGTCGCCACGGCGATTCACGGTGACCGCACGCAGAATGAACGAATGCAGGCTCTGGATGCGTTCAAGCGTGGCGAGATCGAGGCTTTGGTGGCGACTGACGTCGCCGCGCGTGGTTTGGATATCGCTGAGCTGCCTGCTGTGATCAATTTCGATCTGCCGTTTAACGCGGAAGATTATGTGCACCGGATTGGACGCACTGGGCGTGCTGGGGCTTCCGGTGATGCTTTGTCGCTGTGCAGCCCGAATGAGCGGAAGCAACTGGCCGATATCGAGAAGCTGATCAAGCGGCCTTTGGATGTGCAACACCTGACCGTGGATACGCCGGTGCGGCATCACCATGAAGAGCGTCCGCCGCGGCGTGAACGCGTTGATGGCCGCGCAGAGGGCCGTGACGAGCGAGGTGGTCGCCGGCGTTCGGGGGCTTCGTCCTCGGGTTCGTTCGATCGGCCGCATCATCATCGCGCACAGCCTGTGGATGATTTTTTCTTTAAGCCTTATGAGCCCTCGGCGGCTTCTGTGAGGAAGGTTGAGGAGGCGGCTGCCGCTTCTGCTGGTGCTCCGCAGAAGTCTTCGTCCAAGCAGCCGTTGGCTGCGTTGCTGGGTGGGTTTGGGATGCCGAGGAAGTCGCCGTCGTCTACCTGA
- the gluQRS gene encoding tRNA glutamyl-Q(34) synthetase GluQRS gives MTYRGRFAPSPTGPLHFGSLVSALASWLDARAHGGAWLVRIEDIDGPRTVAGAAEEILSTLEHFGMHADEPPAWQSDRIARYQEALEQLKAAGLVYPCGCTRKEIADSLLHAHARNTTLAYPGTCRNGLHGKPARAWRLRVPDGDAAVITFEDRWQGKQTQNLATEVGDFVLRRADDQWAYQLAVVVDDADADITHIVRGADLMDSTARQIYLQRCLGVPTPAYLHVPVVTNDQGEKLSKQNGATALDNDKPFEALSAAARHLGLGLDGTAHTTLEGFYAAATAAWAQRTGVRM, from the coding sequence ATGACTTATCGTGGACGCTTCGCTCCGTCGCCTACCGGACCCTTGCATTTCGGCTCACTGGTGAGCGCGCTCGCAAGCTGGCTGGACGCGCGCGCGCATGGCGGAGCGTGGCTTGTGCGGATCGAAGACATCGACGGACCCCGCACCGTCGCTGGCGCGGCCGAGGAGATTCTGTCCACCCTCGAACACTTCGGCATGCATGCAGACGAGCCGCCCGCCTGGCAAAGCGATCGTATTGCGCGCTATCAGGAAGCGCTGGAGCAATTGAAGGCTGCCGGCCTGGTCTATCCATGCGGCTGCACGCGCAAGGAGATTGCCGACTCGCTGCTGCATGCGCACGCGCGCAACACCACGCTCGCCTACCCTGGCACCTGCCGCAACGGCCTGCATGGCAAACCGGCGCGCGCATGGCGCCTGCGCGTACCCGATGGCGATGCTGCGGTGATCACATTCGAGGACCGCTGGCAGGGCAAGCAGACGCAGAACCTGGCCACCGAGGTCGGCGACTTCGTCCTGAGACGTGCCGACGACCAGTGGGCATACCAACTGGCGGTGGTGGTCGACGATGCGGACGCGGATATTACGCACATTGTGCGAGGCGCGGACCTGATGGATTCAACGGCCCGGCAGATTTACCTGCAGCGTTGCCTTGGCGTACCGACGCCGGCGTATTTGCACGTACCGGTGGTGACGAACGATCAGGGTGAAAAGCTCAGCAAGCAAAACGGCGCAACCGCGCTTGACAATGACAAGCCGTTTGAAGCGCTGAGCGCAGCCGCTCGTCATCTGGGCCTTGGATTAGACGGGACTGCGCATACTACGCTAGAGGGCTTTTATGCTGCCGCGACGGCAGCGTGGGCGCAGCGCACGGGCGTGCGAATGTGA
- a CDS encoding sulfurtransferase has protein sequence MSIVNLAAYHFATIEDTAAWRPLVTERCTTLGLRGTVLLAPEGINLFVAGTREATDAFIDYIRHDALFEGKFANLQFKESLSDKQPFTRMLVKLKREIITMKKPAIRPELGRAPFVDASTLKGWLDRGHDDEGRPVVMLDTRNAFEVDVGTFDDALDYRITKFSEFPEVIEQNRADLEGKTVVSFCTGGIRCEKAAIHMKEVGIENVYQLEGGILKYFEEVGGAHYHGDCFVFDYRTALNPQLEPTATVQCFGCRAVVMPGAQQSPMYVAGKTCPECHPDSKATRAA, from the coding sequence ATGAGTATCGTCAATCTCGCCGCGTATCATTTCGCGACTATCGAAGACACCGCCGCATGGCGCCCGCTCGTCACCGAGCGCTGCACTACGCTCGGCTTGCGCGGCACCGTCCTGCTGGCGCCGGAAGGCATCAACCTGTTCGTCGCGGGCACGCGCGAAGCCACGGACGCGTTCATCGACTACATCCGTCACGACGCGCTGTTCGAAGGCAAGTTCGCGAACCTGCAGTTCAAGGAAAGCCTGTCGGACAAGCAGCCGTTCACCCGCATGCTGGTCAAGCTCAAGCGCGAGATCATCACGATGAAAAAGCCGGCGATCCGGCCGGAGCTTGGCCGCGCGCCATTCGTCGACGCTTCCACGCTGAAAGGCTGGCTCGACCGCGGCCATGACGACGAAGGCCGCCCCGTCGTCATGCTGGACACACGCAATGCATTTGAAGTGGACGTCGGCACGTTCGACGACGCGCTCGACTACCGCATTACGAAATTCAGCGAGTTTCCCGAAGTCATCGAACAAAACCGCGCCGATCTCGAAGGCAAGACGGTCGTGTCGTTCTGCACAGGCGGGATTCGCTGCGAGAAGGCGGCGATCCACATGAAGGAAGTCGGCATCGAGAACGTGTACCAGCTCGAAGGCGGCATCCTGAAGTATTTCGAGGAAGTCGGCGGCGCGCACTATCACGGCGACTGCTTCGTATTCGACTACCGTACCGCGCTGAATCCACAACTGGAACCGACCGCGACCGTGCAATGTTTCGGCTGCCGCGCGGTGGTGATGCCCGGGGCGCAACAATCGCCGATGTACGTGGCGGGCAAGACATGTCCGGAATGCCATCCGGACAGCAAGGCGACGCGCGCCGCGTGA
- the dnaE gene encoding DNA polymerase III subunit alpha, protein MSPMSDPRFVHLRVHSEFSIADGIVRLDDIVKAAAKDGQGALALTDLGNAFGLVRFYKEARGKGVKPIAGCDVWITNPDDRDKPSRLLLLVKNRRGYLNLCELLSKASLTNQYRGRAEVEAGWLESGLGEGLLALSGAQQGDIGLALAAGNEEAAKRNALHWAKVFPGGFYIELQRCGQPGGEQYVQQAVALAASLKLPVVATHPMQFMTPDDFTAHEARVCISEGDILANPRRSKRFTSEQYFRTQDEMAGLFADIPSALANSVEIAKRCNLTLELGKPKLPLFPTPDGMSLDDYLVQLSKEGLEKRLEQLYPDAAEREAQRETYYQRLEFECGTIIKMGFPGYFLIVADFINWAKNNGVPVGPGRGSGAGSLVAYALGVTDLDPLRYNLLFERFLNPERVSMPDFDIDFCQHGRDRVIQYVKEKYGADAVSQIATFGTMAAKAAVRDIGRVLDLGYMFTDGIAKLIPFKPGKHVTIADAMKEEPLLQERFDNEDEVHQLLELAQRVEGLTRNVGMHAGGVLIAPGKLTDFCPLYTQGDESGVVSQYDKDDVEAVGLVKFDFLGLTTLTILDWAERYIRRLDPSKKDWSLAQVPLDDAASFSILKKANTVAVFQLESRGMQGMLKDAQPDRFEDIIALVALYRPGPMDLIPSFCARKHGREVVEYPDPRVESVLKETYGIMVYQEQVMQMAQIIGGYSLGGADLLRRAMGKKKAEEMAEHRELFRQGAAKNGLAGEKADEIFDLMEKFAGYGFNKSHAAAYALLAYYTAWLKAHHPAEFMAANMSLAMDDTDKVKILFEDCLTNKMAVLPPDINLSAYRFEPVAEADGKRSKTIRYGLGAIKGSGQNAIEEIIRAREEGPFIDIFDFCNRVDRRIVNRRTVEALIRAGAFDTLHANRAQLIASVSLAMEAAEQASANAMQAGLFDMGDAPSQGHELVDEPEWPEKKKLQEEKGALGFYLSGHLFDAYKDEVRRFVRQKIGELKEGRDKLVAGVIASLRTQMTQRGKMLIALLDDGTGQCEVTVFNETFEAHKQLFKEDELLVVQGSARNDAFTGGIRFTVDTVMDLGRARCRYAEAVKVQMNGNADASALRRVLEAHSAGKDEPQAAPAPAASSRGGNGGGGGRNGGGYGGAGGQRQAVQIPNGLAVQVVYRSENAQGEMRLGDAWRVKPTDELLAALRGEFAGSSIEIVY, encoded by the coding sequence ATGTCGCCCATGTCAGATCCCCGCTTCGTTCATCTTCGCGTCCACTCCGAATTCTCGATTGCCGATGGCATCGTGCGTCTTGACGACATCGTCAAGGCCGCCGCCAAAGACGGTCAGGGTGCGCTCGCCCTTACCGACCTCGGCAACGCGTTCGGCCTCGTCCGTTTCTACAAGGAAGCCCGCGGCAAAGGGGTCAAACCCATTGCCGGCTGCGACGTCTGGATCACCAATCCGGACGACCGCGACAAGCCTTCGCGTTTGCTGCTGCTGGTCAAAAACCGCCGCGGCTATCTGAATCTGTGCGAGCTGCTCAGCAAGGCATCGCTCACCAACCAGTATCGCGGCCGCGCGGAAGTCGAAGCCGGCTGGCTCGAGTCGGGTCTGGGTGAAGGCCTGCTCGCGTTGTCGGGTGCGCAACAGGGCGACATCGGCCTCGCGCTCGCCGCCGGTAATGAAGAAGCGGCCAAACGCAACGCATTGCATTGGGCGAAGGTATTCCCCGGCGGCTTCTATATCGAACTGCAACGATGCGGCCAGCCGGGCGGCGAGCAGTACGTGCAGCAGGCGGTTGCGCTCGCGGCGTCGCTGAAATTGCCGGTGGTGGCCACCCATCCCATGCAGTTCATGACGCCGGACGATTTCACCGCGCACGAAGCGCGCGTGTGCATTTCCGAAGGCGACATCCTGGCGAATCCGCGCCGCTCGAAGCGCTTTACGTCCGAGCAGTATTTCCGCACGCAAGACGAGATGGCAGGGTTGTTCGCGGACATTCCGTCGGCACTCGCCAATAGTGTCGAAATCGCCAAGCGCTGCAATTTGACGCTCGAACTCGGCAAGCCGAAGCTGCCGCTCTTCCCGACGCCCGACGGCATGTCGCTCGACGACTACCTAGTGCAATTGTCAAAAGAAGGCCTCGAAAAGCGTCTCGAACAGTTGTACCCGGATGCGGCCGAGCGCGAGGCGCAGCGCGAAACGTATTACCAGCGCCTCGAATTCGAGTGCGGCACGATCATCAAGATGGGCTTTCCCGGCTACTTCCTGATCGTTGCGGACTTTATCAACTGGGCGAAGAACAACGGCGTGCCGGTAGGTCCGGGCCGTGGCTCGGGTGCGGGTTCGCTGGTCGCGTATGCGCTCGGCGTAACCGACCTCGATCCGCTGCGCTACAACCTGCTGTTCGAGCGTTTCCTGAATCCGGAACGGGTCTCGATGCCCGACTTCGACATCGACTTCTGCCAGCACGGCCGCGACCGTGTGATTCAGTACGTGAAGGAGAAGTACGGCGCGGACGCCGTGTCGCAGATCGCCACCTTCGGCACGATGGCGGCGAAGGCAGCGGTGCGGGATATCGGCCGCGTGCTCGATCTCGGCTACATGTTCACCGACGGCATCGCCAAGCTGATTCCGTTCAAGCCGGGCAAGCACGTGACCATCGCCGACGCGATGAAGGAAGAGCCGCTGTTGCAGGAGCGCTTCGACAACGAAGACGAAGTGCATCAGCTGCTCGAACTCGCGCAACGCGTGGAAGGCCTCACGCGTAACGTCGGTATGCACGCCGGCGGCGTGCTGATCGCGCCCGGCAAGCTGACCGATTTTTGCCCGCTCTATACGCAGGGCGACGAAAGCGGCGTCGTGAGCCAGTACGACAAGGACGACGTCGAAGCCGTCGGCCTCGTGAAGTTCGACTTTTTGGGCCTCACCACGCTAACTATTCTGGATTGGGCCGAGCGCTATATCCGCCGTCTCGATCCGTCGAAGAAAGACTGGTCGCTCGCGCAGGTGCCGCTCGACGACGCGGCGTCGTTCTCGATCCTGAAAAAAGCGAACACGGTCGCCGTGTTCCAGCTGGAAAGCCGCGGCATGCAAGGCATGCTGAAAGACGCGCAGCCTGACCGCTTCGAGGACATCATCGCGCTGGTGGCGTTGTACCGTCCGGGCCCGATGGACCTGATCCCGAGCTTCTGTGCGCGTAAGCACGGCCGCGAAGTGGTGGAGTATCCGGATCCGCGTGTTGAATCTGTTCTGAAAGAGACCTACGGCATCATGGTCTACCAGGAGCAGGTGATGCAGATGGCGCAGATCATCGGCGGCTACTCGCTCGGCGGCGCCGACTTGTTGCGTCGCGCGATGGGTAAGAAGAAGGCCGAGGAAATGGCCGAGCATCGCGAGCTGTTCCGCCAGGGCGCCGCGAAGAACGGGCTGGCCGGCGAGAAGGCCGACGAAATTTTCGACTTGATGGAGAAGTTCGCGGGCTACGGCTTCAATAAGTCGCACGCGGCGGCGTATGCGCTGCTCGCGTACTACACGGCTTGGCTGAAGGCGCACCATCCGGCCGAATTCATGGCGGCGAATATGTCGCTCGCCATGGACGACACGGACAAGGTCAAGATCCTGTTCGAGGACTGCCTCACGAACAAGATGGCCGTGCTGCCACCGGACATCAATCTGTCCGCATACCGTTTCGAGCCGGTTGCGGAAGCGGACGGCAAGCGGTCGAAAACGATTCGCTACGGCCTCGGTGCGATCAAGGGAAGCGGCCAGAACGCGATCGAAGAAATTATCCGCGCGCGCGAAGAAGGTCCGTTCATCGATATCTTCGATTTCTGCAACCGGGTCGACCGTCGTATCGTCAATCGCCGGACGGTGGAAGCATTGATCCGCGCCGGTGCGTTCGACACGCTGCATGCGAATCGCGCACAGTTGATCGCCTCCGTCTCGCTGGCAATGGAAGCGGCCGAGCAGGCAAGCGCCAACGCGATGCAGGCGGGCCTGTTCGACATGGGCGACGCGCCGTCGCAAGGGCACGAGCTGGTCGACGAGCCGGAATGGCCGGAAAAGAAGAAGCTGCAGGAAGAGAAAGGCGCGCTCGGCTTCTACCTGTCGGGCCACCTGTTCGATGCCTATAAGGACGAAGTGCGCCGTTTCGTGCGCCAGAAAATCGGCGAACTGAAGGAAGGGCGCGACAAGCTGGTCGCGGGCGTGATCGCGTCGCTGCGCACGCAGATGACCCAGCGCGGCAAGATGCTGATCGCGTTGCTCGACGACGGCACCGGCCAATGCGAAGTGACGGTCTTCAACGAGACTTTTGAAGCGCACAAGCAGTTGTTCAAGGAAGACGAACTACTGGTCGTGCAAGGCTCGGCGCGTAACGACGCGTTCACGGGCGGCATCCGTTTCACCGTCGATACGGTGATGGATCTCGGCCGCGCGCGTTGCCGTTATGCGGAAGCCGTGAAGGTGCAGATGAACGGCAACGCGGACGCGTCGGCGTTGCGGCGCGTGCTCGAAGCGCATAGCGCGGGTAAGGACGAGCCGCAAGCTGCGCCGGCACCGGCGGCGTCATCGCGCGGTGGCAATGGAGGCGGCGGTGGCCGCAACGGCGGGGGCTATGGCGGCGCTGGCGGTCAGCGGCAGGCTGTGCAGATTCCGAACGGTCTCGCCGTGCAGGTGGTTTATCGCAGCGAGAATGCGCAAGGTGAAATGCGTCTGGGCGACGCGTGGCGCGTAAAGCCGACCGACGAATTGCTCGCGGCATTGCGCGGTGAGTTTGCCGGAAGCTCGATCGAAATCGTTTATTGA
- a CDS encoding glycosyltransferase family 2 protein: protein MQETTLGVAIITKNAAARLAECLQAVAFADQIVVIDGGSTDGTADIARAHGARVFEQTDWPGFGPQKNRAVDALTTSWILSLDADEIVSPELAAAIRAALAAPTADVYAVDRLSSFCGHWIHHSGWYPDWIPRLFKRGAARFSDDLVHERLVFDTPSQRLTGKLMHYSYEDFEGVLRKLDAYSTAGAQQRHAAGKRGSFGKALGRGAWAFVRTYVLRRGFLDGRAGFMIALFNAETVYYRFLKLARMGEKTQR from the coding sequence ATGCAAGAAACCACCCTCGGCGTCGCCATCATCACCAAAAACGCGGCGGCGCGACTGGCCGAATGCCTGCAGGCCGTAGCCTTCGCCGATCAGATCGTCGTGATCGACGGCGGCAGCACCGACGGCACCGCTGACATCGCTCGAGCACACGGCGCGCGCGTGTTCGAGCAAACCGACTGGCCGGGCTTCGGTCCGCAAAAGAACCGCGCCGTGGATGCGCTCACCACCAGCTGGATTCTCTCGCTCGACGCCGACGAGATCGTCTCACCAGAACTGGCTGCGGCGATCCGCGCGGCGCTGGCCGCTCCCACCGCCGACGTGTACGCGGTGGACCGGCTGTCGAGCTTTTGCGGCCACTGGATTCATCATAGCGGCTGGTATCCGGACTGGATTCCACGCCTGTTCAAACGTGGCGCCGCGCGCTTCTCCGACGACCTCGTGCATGAGCGCCTGGTGTTCGACACGCCCTCGCAGCGCCTGACCGGCAAGCTGATGCACTACTCTTACGAGGACTTCGAAGGCGTTTTGCGCAAGCTCGACGCGTATTCGACAGCGGGTGCCCAGCAACGTCATGCGGCCGGCAAGCGCGGCAGTTTCGGCAAGGCGCTCGGGCGCGGCGCCTGGGCCTTCGTGAGGACCTATGTGCTGCGGCGTGGATTTCTCGACGGTCGCGCGGGTTTCATGATCGCGTTGTTCAATGCCGAGACGGTGTACTACCGGTTTTTGAAGCTGGCGCGGATGGGGGAGAAGACGCAGCGCTAG
- the msbA gene encoding lipid A export permease/ATP-binding protein MsbA, whose amino-acid sequence MSAKPTLSKPIGSGETSSPAVVFRRLWPYIKPLMWVAIGAIVAMAVSAGTDAAIPALLKPLLDKGFGAHASDNAKWFVPVAVTGLALIRGVSQYASGYLLAYVSNKILLDLRLTMFDRMIHTSVAFFQRETASTVINAIVFEVNQILNVLLGVLVTLVRDSLTVVFLLGYLFYLNWRLTLIVAVLLPGIGWLVGKINRRLRRLNREHQLLTNELSYIVEETVGGYKVVKVHNGEQYETDRFTAMSKRLRGYAMRMTVSGGLAQPLTQFLASIALAVVITIAVVQSSSDQTTVGGFVAFVTSMLLIISPLKHLMDVNQPLQRGMTACELIFGLIDEPSEPAGGGVPLERARGEVEFRDVSFTYGSNATHNRHTLDHVSFKAAPGEMVALAGPSGSGKTTLVNLLPRFFDPTGGEILVDGVALPEYSLHALRSQVAMVSQDVVLFNDSVANNVAYGQTADPDKVKAALRAANLWDTVEAMPNGIDTLVGDNGMMLSGGQRQRLAIARAIYKDAPILILDEATSALDSESERHVQAALETLMKGRTTLVIAHRLSTIERADRILVMEAGRIVERGSHRELLAQGGLYAHLHRIQFQQDAA is encoded by the coding sequence TTGAGCGCGAAGCCTACGTTAAGCAAACCCATCGGTTCAGGTGAGACATCGTCGCCCGCCGTCGTCTTTCGACGCTTGTGGCCTTACATCAAGCCGCTGATGTGGGTGGCGATCGGTGCGATCGTCGCCATGGCCGTGAGCGCCGGCACTGACGCGGCGATTCCCGCATTGCTCAAACCGCTGCTGGACAAGGGCTTCGGCGCGCACGCCAGCGACAATGCCAAGTGGTTCGTGCCGGTCGCGGTGACCGGCCTCGCGCTGATTCGCGGCGTGTCGCAATACGCTTCGGGTTATCTGCTCGCCTACGTATCGAACAAGATCCTGCTCGATCTGCGCCTGACGATGTTCGACCGCATGATCCACACGAGCGTGGCGTTCTTCCAGCGCGAAACCGCGAGCACGGTGATCAACGCGATCGTCTTCGAGGTCAACCAGATTCTCAACGTGTTGTTGGGCGTGTTGGTCACACTGGTGCGCGATTCGCTGACGGTCGTCTTCCTGCTCGGCTATCTGTTCTATCTGAACTGGCGCCTGACGCTGATCGTCGCGGTGCTGCTGCCGGGGATCGGCTGGCTGGTCGGCAAGATCAACCGTCGCCTGCGGCGCCTGAACCGCGAGCATCAACTGCTGACCAACGAACTGTCGTACATCGTCGAAGAGACGGTGGGGGGCTACAAGGTCGTCAAGGTGCACAACGGCGAGCAGTACGAGACAGACCGCTTCACGGCCATGAGCAAGCGTCTGCGTGGCTACGCCATGCGCATGACCGTCTCCGGCGGCCTCGCACAACCGTTGACGCAGTTCCTGGCGTCAATCGCGCTCGCGGTGGTGATTACGATCGCGGTGGTGCAATCGTCGTCGGATCAGACTACCGTCGGCGGCTTTGTGGCGTTCGTCACGTCGATGCTGCTGATCATCTCGCCGCTGAAGCACCTGATGGACGTGAACCAGCCGCTGCAGCGCGGCATGACGGCGTGCGAGCTGATTTTCGGCCTGATCGACGAGCCGTCCGAACCGGCGGGCGGCGGCGTGCCGCTCGAGCGCGCCCGCGGCGAAGTCGAATTCCGCGACGTATCGTTCACCTACGGCAGCAACGCCACGCACAACCGCCACACGCTCGACCACGTGTCGTTCAAGGCGGCACCGGGCGAAATGGTCGCGCTGGCGGGCCCGTCGGGCAGCGGCAAGACCACGCTGGTGAATTTGTTGCCGCGCTTTTTCGATCCGACCGGCGGCGAGATTCTGGTCGACGGCGTTGCGCTGCCGGAATACAGCCTGCACGCGCTGCGCAGCCAGGTCGCGATGGTGAGCCAGGACGTGGTGCTGTTCAACGACTCGGTGGCCAACAACGTCGCTTATGGGCAGACGGCCGATCCGGACAAGGTCAAGGCGGCGCTGCGCGCGGCGAACCTGTGGGATACCGTCGAGGCGATGCCCAATGGCATCGATACGCTGGTCGGCGACAACGGCATGATGCTCTCGGGCGGTCAACGCCAGCGTCTGGCGATCGCGCGCGCGATCTACAAGGACGCGCCGATCCTGATCCTCGACGAAGCCACCTCGGCGCTGGATTCCGAATCCGAACGCCACGTGCAGGCGGCGCTGGAAACCTTGATGAAGGGCCGCACTACGCTCGTGATCGCGCACCGTTTGTCGACCATCGAACGCGCCGACCGGATTCTGGTGATGGAAGCAGGGCGGATTGTCGAGCGCGGCAGCCATCGCGAGCTGCTGGCGCAAGGCGGGCTGTACGCGCATCTGCATCGCATCCAGTTTCAGCAAGACGCAGCGTGA
- a CDS encoding glycosyltransferase family 4 protein has product MKIGLSSNALKHSGGLERYAMDLVRGFAAMGIEPAFFARRFDMSVPESRMVEPHRIRVSLLPGKFRDSWFSRRLRSARRTAQVDVLIGCNRVDSSEIAICGGTHLGFLRAIGREQRRSDRWQIALERRQYEQASVIVAHSKLMHDELRELYGVDEAKIRVLYPPVDGARFTPVDSAQRALLRRKLGFADHEIVLLFPSSSHERKGLPLIEAALHDTALPVVVAVAGRPPERTSGRLRYVGYVKEIEDAYRAADFTILASKYEPFGLVGVESVMCGTPVIFPSSIGCCDAIAEHAKFVFAPDDVADLRATIERAVQQRLADPAPLSSGLARDAVLYDARVTGHVDVLLALATRIFDSK; this is encoded by the coding sequence ATGAAAATTGGACTCTCCAGCAATGCGCTGAAGCATAGTGGCGGTCTCGAGCGCTACGCGATGGATCTCGTGCGCGGCTTCGCCGCGATGGGCATCGAGCCGGCGTTTTTTGCCCGCCGCTTCGACATGTCGGTTCCGGAAAGCCGCATGGTCGAGCCGCATCGCATCCGCGTCTCGCTGCTGCCGGGCAAGTTTCGAGATAGCTGGTTTTCACGCCGTTTGCGCAGCGCGCGCCGGACGGCGCAGGTCGATGTGCTGATCGGTTGCAACCGGGTCGATTCGTCCGAAATCGCGATTTGCGGCGGCACCCATCTCGGTTTTTTGCGTGCTATCGGGCGAGAGCAACGGCGTTCGGACCGTTGGCAGATCGCGCTCGAGCGCCGTCAGTATGAGCAGGCGAGCGTCATCGTCGCGCACTCGAAGCTGATGCATGACGAACTGCGCGAGCTGTATGGCGTGGATGAGGCAAAGATTCGCGTGCTCTATCCGCCTGTCGATGGCGCACGCTTCACGCCGGTGGACAGCGCGCAGCGCGCTCTGCTACGGCGCAAGCTGGGCTTCGCCGATCACGAGATCGTGCTGCTGTTTCCGTCGAGCAGTCACGAGCGCAAGGGTTTGCCGCTGATCGAAGCGGCCTTGCACGATACGGCGCTCCCGGTGGTTGTCGCCGTCGCGGGCAGGCCGCCGGAGCGCACCTCCGGGCGGCTGCGCTACGTCGGCTATGTGAAGGAAATCGAAGACGCCTATCGTGCCGCCGATTTCACAATTCTCGCTTCGAAGTATGAGCCGTTTGGACTGGTCGGCGTCGAGTCGGTGATGTGCGGCACACCGGTGATCTTTCCGTCGAGTATCGGCTGCTGCGATGCGATCGCGGAACACGCAAAGTTCGTGTTCGCACCGGACGACGTCGCCGACTTGCGGGCGACCATCGAGCGCGCGGTACAACAGCGGCTCGCCGACCCGGCGCCGCTGTCGTCCGGGCTGGCGCGTGATGCGGTCCTCTATGATGCGCGGGTGACCGGTCACGTCGATGTGCTTCTGGCATTGGCCACGCGCATTTTCGACAGCAAATAA